TTGCTTGCATGGATGTTCCGATTACTACTTAACTGCATACTCAAGGGGGCCTTCTACAGATCTCTGGAGTGCTGTCTTTTATACAATTTTGTCACCTAAGTTCCTATATCCACCACCACAGCCAAGATACTGAACAGTTCCAACACCCCAGGCGTccctcatgttgcccttttataaccacactcacctccctcctgctccctcacctccccctaacccctggcaaccaccaatctgtcctccatttctaaaatttggtCCTTGAAATAGAATCAGACATATGTAACTTTGGGGgaactggcttttttttctcagcataattccctggagatccGTTCATTTTACTGCTGACTGGTATTCCGTGGTATAGTTGTACCACAGTTCAACAATTCATCTGTGGAAAAACTGGTCTGATTCCCATCTGGGGCTCTTACAAATAAAGCtgatatgaacatttgtgtataggtTTTTGCGTAagctaagttttcatttctcctgggttaAATgtccaggagtgcaattgctgggccatatgagGGTGGTTACACATTTAGTTTCttaaactgccagactgttttctaaagtggctgtaccattttgcatttctatcagCAATGCATAAGTGATCAAGTTTCTTTGCATCCTCATCGACATTTCATGTTGTCACTATCTCTTTTATTTTAGCCTTTCTAATGTGTGTgtagtgatgtctcattgtgcttttagtttgcattttcctgatggctaatgatgttgaacattttttcatgcgGTTTTTGCCATATGTATGTTCAGTTAagtgttcatgtcttttgctcattttctaattgttttgttactgttgaattttgttaattttttatatattctagacactagtcctttgtcaaatatatggcttgcaaatattttctccccagtttataacttgtcttttcatcctcttcacaTGAGCTTTTATGGAACAaacgtttttaattttgatgaggtctaTTGTATTCTTCCTTTTATGACTTTTGATGTTAAGTCTAAAAACACATTGCCTAGTCTGAGATCATGAAGGTTTTCTACGTTTTTGTCCAAAAGTCATATAGCTTTATGTTTTACACttaagtccatgatccattttgagttcactgTTGTATAAGCTATGAGGTTTAGGTGAAGGTTCATTTCTTTGCCTATGGACGTCCaattgctccagctccatttgttgaaaaagcttCCTCCATTTAATTGAGTTtgaacctttgtcaaaaatcagttgcaggtatttgtgtgtgtctatttctagGTCTTCTGTcaatctatgtgtctatccctctaatatcacactgtcttgattactgtggctataGTTTATGTATGTTCAGACTGTGTTGTTGATGCATATAATTTACAGGTTTAGCTTTCTTGTAGAATTTTTACTTTCCTTGTATAATTGTAAATATCTTCCTTGTCTAAATTTTTTCATTATGTGGTGACCTTCTTTATCCCtaaaatacttattgaattaaAGCTTATATCATCTGATATTAATTTGTTTCCCAGATGTCCCTCAATCTCCATTATTCCTTTATTCTTTAGTAATGGATTCATGACTTTTAGCTGGTCACAAGGCTACTGAGAATAAAAACTATGTTCCCTCTAAGTTTGGCATAACCATGACGTTCTGGCCAATGCAATGTAAGCAGAAGTGGGATCTACAACATCTGAAAAATGTCCTTAAAGAGAGATCATGTGACCACTTTTTTGTCCCTTCCTGGAGTGTAGATGTGATGACTGGAACAAGAGCAGCCATCCTGGGCGAGGTGGGAGCCGTGTATTGAGAATGAGAGCAACACGGTACAAAGAGCCTGGATCCCTGGTGATTGAGGAGTGGTGTACTCATAGCTTATGTATGGACTTAGTTTATGTGACAAAGAAGTGAGTTTCTACCTGTGTAAGCCACTGTTATGGAGTTTTCTGTCACTTATTACCAAACCTAATCGTAACAAACACTACTAGCTTCATTTTTTagggactttattttttaagagcagttttaggtttacaataaaATCGAGAGGAAGttacagagatttcctatatacCACCTACCCCTACACatacatagcctcccccattatcaacatcactcaccagaaagTACAACtagcttcattttcattttagtcatGTGTGGCTGCCGTAACAGAGACCCAACTATAGGGGCTTAAGATTTATTTCTGTATTGCGTAGAAGTCCAGAGATGGGCAGTCCAGAGCTGATGAGATGACTCCATGGTCACCAAAGACCAAGTCTTCTCATATCTTTCTCCTGTCTTTAGTGCAGACCTACCATCCTCAAAATCACCTTACAGTCTAGGaaggctgctgcagctccagccctCACTTCTACAATTAATGTAATAGGaaagaagcagcaagggaaaaccacaGGGACTTCTCTCAGTTCTCTGTCCACCTTTTAAGGAGTCTTCCCACAAGTACCACCTTCCAAATTCTGCTTATAGCTCATTGATCCAGAAATTAGTAACATAGTCACAACTGCAAAGGAAACTGAAGAATGCAGTTTTTGGCTGGGTATAGTATTTCAGTAATATCAGGGTGCTGTTATTATGGAAGGAAAGAATGGCTATTGGATAAGCAACTGGAAGCCTCTGCTGCACCTGGTATGTATATTTCCATCTCTTTACTCCAGCATTTCTTCGTCCTTATAAGGTTTCTTATAAGCAGTATGTAGCTAGACCTTGTTTTAATCTATCCAGCCAGTATAGTCTGTTTATATTGATTGTGACTTGCTAATATACTTGGATTTACTTGTAGCATGTAGTTTGTGCTTCTATTTtccttgccttttaaaattttttgtttcttttttctagttttcctgTCTTTTATTAGATTGATTAaagtttcttttccccttttctcttctaCTGGTTTAGAAGCTATAGAATCTCATTCTAATCTTTATTTGTTCTCCTTAATTTTTTAACAGTCATGCATGATCAAAGtcaaaaattaatgttttcttccTCCCAAACCAGGGGATtctaattactttcattttaacaTACATATTGTCATCATGTAGCATTTTAGCTCCAACGTGTTTTAAACCAGCTCAACACTAGTCATGACtagtgttgttttattttacgGCAATGTTTCcttaggtatttatttatttatttatttataccaattttttttctcatcactgCTTCTTGCACCTACTTCTCAATTTAATTGCCATCTTTTTGAACATCCTTTTGTAGACCTGGGAGTAGTAAACTTACTTGGGCTTGCTCAGAAATACCTTTCTTTTACCCTCATTCCTTCATGATAGTTTGGCTGTGTATATACTTCTAGGTAAGAGGTCTGATTCCTGACCTCTTTCTGATTCCTGATGTTGCTGTTGAAATCTCAGTCTGCCTGGTTATTGTTCCTTTTTTGGAAATCTGGCCTCTTTGGTTGATTTTAAGCTCATCTCTTTGTTCTCATCTGTCATTTCACCATAGTATGTTCAggtgtggatttatttttatttatcttttcagggATGAGGTTTCCTGCATATGAGGATCTGTCTTGGATCATTTCTGGAGAACTCTTGGCCGTTATCACTTGGAACACTGACTCCATTCTCTCCAGTCCCTACCTCTGATTGGATGCATGTTGGACCTTCTCACCTGTCCTCCACGTCCAGCTTCTCTCtcatattttgttcatttctctctgtgcttcatacTGGGTAATTTCTTCCCAGCACTTCTCCAATTTactgattcttccttcagctgtttCACTCTGCTTTTTAACCATTTGTTCACTTTACTTCAATGCTAATGTTTTTGATGTCTAGAAGCtgcttttggttctttttatttttattttatttatttatttttttttgcagtacatgggcctctcactgttgtggcctctcccgttacggagcacaggctctggacgcgcaggctcagcggccatggctcacgggcccagccgctccgcggcatgtgggatcttcccggaccggggcacgaacccgtgtcccctgcatcggcaggcggactctcaaccactgcaccaccagggaagccctctttttcttttttgtaatatcttgTTCTTATTATTTTGATTCCTACTCTTATATTTATTTGATCTTCGTCACACATTTCATGTGGTTTAGGTTGTTATTCTCTTATCTCAGGTTCCTGGttgtacattttgttttgttctgctgCCAGACTCTAGCAGGGCTGTTTCAAACCTCTTCCAGTTTGGTTTGGTTCTGTTTTGTGAAGGAATTCTGtgtgaaaagaattcagagtgtcCCTAGAGACTGGTTTTGTGTTTGCATCTGCCATTTGCCACAGGAAGATCGCAAGCCTGGGATTTTATACAGATCTCTTGGCTTGGCAGTGCCCACCGAGTAAATTCAGATTTGCTCTAAGTGAGAGGTACAACCACAGCTGTTAGCTTCTCACAGGAGACTCTGTTATCCCACCCCCAGGTTCTTGTTTCCCTCCTTTGATGGTGGGGCCTTTCTAGTTAGATGGCTTAGGGTCCTTCAGTCCCTTCTCCTCAACCCTCACCATGGGGCTTTTTACTGAGATGTAGCCCTTTGAAGGTCCCCTCCCCAAGGGTTTGTCTCCTGTCCACATGAGTGTCACAACCCAAAGTCCTTGCTGTTTTCAAGGACATCCTCCCTTCAGCTGTGGCATCAGCCTCTGCACAGGCTGCTCTTCTTTCTGATGCACAGGGACACTTCTTTCTGTCTTACCATTCAACCAAGCAGTAAAAACATTGAATTACGTTTTATCCAGCATTTCTAGGTGTTTGTGATCAGTTTTCACTTATCTGCTTCCTCTCTGAACCAGAAACTCTAagttaatctctctaagcctcagtttcctcctctgtaaaataacaACACCTCCTTTGTGGGCTTCTTGTGAAGATTTAGATGAGATAAAGCAGGTACAATGTGTGGCAtggggcctggcacatggtaagaacTCAAGAAGTTTAAGTATCATCATTGTTACTCTAGAAAATTTGCAAAGTTTGGAAaagtgtaaagaaaataaatgtggtaCTGTCCACTGAAAATTATGGTTAGCACTGTAATATATTTCTAACCTTTACTCCTATGAATATTCACACATTACTTATAAGATGATAGGAAGACTATAATACAACTTTGCATCTGCTTTTCTCATTTGATCAATgccttagtcagcttgggctgacataacaaaataccatgcagtgagtggtttaaacaacagacatttcttcctcacagttccggaggctagaagtctgagatcagggtgccagcacggtTGGGTTTTGGtaagggccctcttcctggcttgcagatggctaccttctttttgtgtcctcacatggcctagAGAGAAAGCCAACTGTCTGGTCTCGtcttctaagggcactaatcccatcacaaggtgcccaccctcatgacctcaacTAACCCTAGTTACGGTCCCAAAGGCTCCATCCCCAGATATCagcacattggaggttaggggcTTCAATGTAAGAAtttgaggggacacagttcagtccatagttATCAGACTATTTAACGGCTGCACCGCAGCTTGGAAGACCGTTGTGATCTTGGCAGGAATGAGATTATCAGATCCATGTTCTTCTCCAACAGAGTCCACCTCAGCAGGAAGGTCCAGGGGGCTGAGAGTGCAGAGAGGTCCAGGAAAGCCCTGAAGCATGTGTGGTTGAGGGGAGGGAATAAACCAAGTATTTCTGCCTGAGGCcagcccccatcccccacccccagccaggtACCAGGCCCGAGTGGCCTGTCCTCTCTACTCCTGCCCCTACCCTCTACCCCCTACCCCTGCAGGTTGTCCTGGCGGGATTGGAGCTTTCTCCTCCTGTCACGTTCCAGCTCCGGGCTGGCTCTGGACCCGTGTTCCTCTGTGGCCAGGAATGTTATGGTAAGTCCAAGCTTGGACCCGAGAAAGGTCTGCCGGTACAGTGCTCAGCACAGGGCCAAGgacataataggtactcaaacACTCGAGGGATTCTTGAATTATTGGAGAAGATCCCCAAAGGCAACAGAATCACCAGCAGCCTGGACCAGGAGGCCATGGGCACGCCTCCTAGCCCCACTTCTCCTTTACCTCTCCGCCACGTCCTCTGTGGGCTGCAGCCCTCCAGCCATAACACGGGGGTGGGGTTATACTTGGTTCCATCTTCAAGTGTATTCCTCCtagttgtgaggaataaatggcATATTCAGAAAAAGCACTTAACATAACGCCTGGTACCAGAGCACACTCAAAACTTTACCTGCTGTGAAGTGTGTAGCTGTAGCAGTAACATGGACCCTGGCAATTCGCTGTGCTTTTGACTCTTTTGACAGACCTTTAACTGCCTTCTTCTCTGTCCAGTGGTGCCTCTTCCATCAGGGTTCTCTCCTGCTCCAAACCCCGGGCGGGTTCCACCTGCCTCAGGATGAGGCCTGAGTTCCTCCGCTGCTGTgtccccaccctctccctccttcccctcacaCTCTCCTTCCCAGTGTACATCCCCCTCCGGCCTGGCCAGAGCTGCAGCTTACCActtcccctgccctcctgccGTGGCCTCAGCCCtcactgccctccccaccccgccagcCGCACTTTGGGCAGGTAGATCTGGGAAGGGGAGCCTGGCAGAGACCCTCGGGCTCAGAGGCCCTGCCTTCCTCCCACACCATCGCTGACACTTCAGACCAATcctgggaggaagaggagggggaggaggaggaagaagaggaggaggaagaagaggaggaagaggaagaagatgatgACGACGAAGACACAGATGTGTCCCTGGAGAAGGAGACCCCTGTCAAACAAGTCAAGAGGCTGGCGCCCCAGAAGCACACAAGCATTGCCAAGGTGAGGGAGGGACACCCCCCCACTGCAAAGGCTCCTCAGAAACCTGGACCAGGCATCCCCAGTTGAGTGCACTGAGGCCCGGGGCAACACCTGCCAGGTGCCCGGCGGGAGTCTGCTCTGCCCCTGGGCCTTGCCAGAACTCCCAATAATGCTTGTGTTTGGTTTCcagaaaaaaaaggtggaaaaagaGGAGGTGGCAGTGAGGTAACTCTTTCCATCTATTAAATGAGCCAAAATCTTTTAGTTGAGGTACATCGTGCTTGAAAGAGGAtgatgcacgtgtgtgtgcaggtgtgtggtACACGGAGACACAGGTGCACAGGTGTGCTGCCACTGTCGGTTGGCACAGTCTTTTTGAAAAGCATTTAACAGTTCTTATCTTCTGACTTCTTCCCACTTATGGCAGTTCCTTCCAAAGAATCCCATCCAAGATATGAGGGAAATATATGCACTAAGAAACTTATATCACTGCATTATTCAAATAATAGTATAAAATGGAAGCattgtaaatgtccatcaatatacCAGTTGCTTAAACGATGTCACGTCTTCTCAGTGGCATGTGATATAATGCCCATGAAGAATATAGCAAACTGGAAAGTGTTTCTAGAATTCAAAGAGCaggatattaaattattttcattttaatatttagttatttactttttggctgcattgggtcttagttgaggcacgcgggatcttggttgggatcttcgttgaggtgcgcaggctctCTAGGTGTGGcccgtgtgctcagtagttgccgcgcacgggcttaattagcccacggcatgtgggatcttagttccccgaccaggaatcacgtcccctgcattgggaggtggattcttaaccactggaccaccagggaagtcccaaattattttcattttatttcacaaacaaaaaagttctgaaaggaaacaaaatgttaatattagtAGGAGGTAAAGAAAAGTATAGGCAATTTATTCTCTATTTGCTATATTTTGCGCAATGTGGTTAACGTTACTTTTATGATAAGAAACATTTGTGTCTTATACACAAATAAAGGCAAGCAGATAGAAgcttaagaagaaaaaacatcttGTTTAAAAAGagagtcagggacttccctggcggtccagtggttaagactctgggcttccgctgcaggggccacatgttcaatccctggtgggcgaactaagatcctgcatgccgcgtggtgggccaatagataaataaataattttaatttaaaaattttaaaaataagagagagtCAGAGTGGTCCCTGGCGGGTGACAGGTGGAGAGGCAAACCTCTGCAGGTCACAGCCCCCTGCTTCCTGGAAGtgcccagggcccagctctgCAGCCTGGGCACTAGTAAGAGGGCCCGGGGCTACTGGCATCAGACTGAGCTCTCTCTTTCCCACATCCCCACTCCTTGCCCAACCCCACCCCCGTTCCAGATACCATCCTAAAGACAGGAGCCCTGTGGGAAAGGTGAGTGCTGATAAGAAGGGGCTGGTcctcctgggggaggagggatgttCTCTGGGAAGGTGCCAGGATGGGGAGAGGGTGGAACACTGGAGCAACGCCTTCTCTCACAGGCCAAAACCACACCCAGACCTAAAAAGCCAGGATTTAAGAAATGAGGAGCCAGGACTGGCCTGGCCACAGTGACCGAGGGAGGGCCCGTGAGACCACCGTGCTGAGTCTGAATGTGATGGACGTGTTGGGGGCGACACAAGAGCTCCTCACCCCAACTCTCGGTTGCAGCAGGACCTGGAGGGAAGAACCCCGACCTCTCAGACCCACAATAAAGTTTGCTTTGCTAGGACCTTGTTGCAGCTTGTCTCTCCCTTCCCCGGGAGCTGTCCTTGCCGGCTGCAGTGAGCCCGTGAGCCCGGCAGAGGGCAGCCGTGTGCCAGCACACCctggcctgcctgcctgcctgccagccAGCCAGCTGTGTTCTGCTCTttatctccctctccctccaccgcccccaccacgccccccccccccacgcccgGCACCACTACCCCATCCCCAGCTTTGGGGGAAGGACCAAGTGTCTCAGCCCCTTTCCCAGCTTCGACCTTCAGCCCTCAGGCCTGAGGGAGGGAGCTAGAGCTGGGGTGGGTCTTCCTGCGTCCACACTCCCTTCTGACAGGGCCTGGCTCTCCAGATACAGAACTGAAGGGTGACAGCTGCCCGCCGCCCCTACCAGGAAGGGACCAGCCTGAGGGTCTGCATCTCAAGGGCCGGGCCTAGCTCTGCTGTCCCAGGCTTGCGTCCTGTTAGGTGAGCTGCTCACAGGGACGTCACTGGTGTGATCTGTGTCAGGCAGGAGCCCAGAGGCCTGCACCTTCAAGGAAACCTCCCAAGTGGGGAGAcaggcaggcttcctggaagCTATAAAGTATCTCTTCAGGAGGTGGGCAGGTGAACAACTCCTGGGCTAGCATTCCCCAAGGGCAGCAGTCAGAGCCACAGGAACGGGGTTCAGTAAATTGTTGGGGTGAGACCAACAGAGGATTGGAAGGGGGGTGAATGACCCATTGCGTGGCTCTGACcttctgccccctcccagcctgcAGAGCCACTTTGAAGCCGGGTTCACCCACGGTGACGTGCAGGTGGCCGCCCCCCTCGGGGTCTACTTGCAGGGCCTCTGCTGGGCTTCTCCCTGCCCCTAACCAGCACCCCCATTGGCCAGGCCTGAAGTGGGCCAGTGGAGAACTGgccctgccctctctccccaggACCCCCAGGTATGGGTCCCAGAAAGTTGGAGGTCTCTGAACACCTGCATGGGAAGGGCAGCCGGCAGGCTTGAGTCTCCCCATTCAGCTTCTCTTGATGCCAGAAGAGATAGAGGAAGGCAGGGCTGGCATTCTTGCTTCCGCTTTCTACACCCCACACGGCAGATGTGGGCTTTGTCCCACCCTCTAACAAAGGAGAACATGCTACTGACCTCAGTCCCCCAGAGCGACAAGGGACATCAGTTCAGGTCTGGTTCCAGGTAGGCAGCTGGCACTGACCATGGCTTCATGCCACCGCGATACAGGGTGGGCAAGACAAAGTCCTCCCTTCAAGTTGCCTACAGTCTAGTGGAAACACAGGAGCCAACAACATAATTTCAGTTACTGTCCAGCGCTTTGGAGGACATAAAACAGGCTAATTTCCAGGCTGGGGAAGtgctggtggggtttttttttggggggtgggggatttGGCCATgacgcatggcttgtgggatcttagttccccaatcagggatcaaacccacaccccccagcagtggaagtgcggagtcctaaccactggaccaccagggaagtcccaggaagtaGTTTAGTTGGATCTGAGAAGGTCCTTCAGAGGAGACGACTGACAAAAAGGGAGTGGTGGCTACATGTAGAGCTGGCAGAAGGACATTCCTAGGAGCAGGAACAGAGGGTGCAAAGGGCCTGAGGCAGAACAAGCAGAGTGGTTTGGACAGAAAGAAGGCTGACGTGATTGCAGTGATAACGCTGTGAGCTGGGTGCTGCTCTAAGTGCCTTCCATGGATTCAcacctttaatcctcacagccatgCCTAGAGGTGGGTGTTATTAGCCCCATTTCTCAGAtgtggaaagtgaggcacagagaggttaaacaacttgccccccaaggtcacacagccaggattcACACCCAGGTAGTCTGGCACTAGGGCCCTGTTTTTAACCACTCTGTGGGTGAGAGGGGGACGTGGAAGTTTGAGGGTGCCAGGAAGCCTCAAACTGAGAGTGGGAGTTAGAATTGAGTCCACGGTATAACTGGAGACCAGGAGGGGCAGCTCCGGAGCCAAGGTATTGCAAAGCCTGTGTTGTCGCAGGTACTTCTCCGCTCCGCCAGCCCCAGGCAAGCGCCCCTGTTCTCTGGCTCCGCAGCAGGACTGCACAGAAGGGCGCTTAACAGCTAGACGTCTGACAATTTGATTTCCACGTGCCGGCAGGCGGTGGGGATCAGATAGCAAAGATGCGGGGGTGGTCTGCCCGCATTGCTACAGTGCTCTTTGCCCTTCACCCTTCCCCAGCTCTAGCCCTTCTGTTTGTCAACAGGAAAAGGGTGGGCTGGGGTCAAAGCAGGTGGTGACAAGTGGCCGGCATGCAGGTGGACTCTGGGTCTGCAAAAGCTGGGCTGCTAGGAGCAGGCGTGAGACGCCCCCTTTGTGGGGGGAGGTGTTGAACTTGGCACTGTGGAATGGGATTAACCACCACGGCCTTGACTACTCCTCACTCCCCTTATCACCTCCTGCCACCCCCCATAAATGGTAATGAACCCTACCCttctccccccactgccccctcccccgctcccagGTCCCTCTGGTGAGGGGAGAAAGTCAAAATTTAGGCAAACTGAGGCTGGACCATGTAAGAGGgtctctgcccctctccctcGTTCTGGCGGCACTTGACACTTTTCAGGAAGTGTCCTTCCTCTCAGTTGACAAGATAGCAGGTTTGGCAGCATCAGCAGTGgccatttcctttttataaattaggaagctgagaccagagaggtgaagggacttGCCACAGGTCACATAGCCTGTAAGGGCCGGGGTCAGGGAATGGGGATAAAATTCAGAGTCTGGGACTGGaacactccccacttggagccCACCACCGGCCTTCCCATGGGGGTAAAGGGGCAAACGGAGCCAGAAAGCCAGGCCTGCAGGTGCAGAATGGGCTACCCAGCTGTGCCCCAGAGCCCCCTGGCACCAGCCCCCTGTCTGAGCCCCAAGGCCAAGCTGGACTGTGGGCATCTGTTACCATGGAGACCccggctgggctgggggctggccagTGACAGCAGGCCCTTCCCCCACTGATAGGAACCAGGTTCTCGGGCTCAGAGACCTTGGGCCCAGATGGAACTCCCCACACCTGCCTCTCCTCACTGCCTTCCGTCTCCCAGCTGACCCCTCCACCCCTGAACCCCAAGCCTGAGCTGTCTCCTCCATGCCTCTCTGCTCTTACCTGTGACTCCTGGGGATTGAGGTCCGGAGGAGACAGCTTTTAATACCCTACCAGGGAGCTAGGAGCTGGTGAGCATGTGAGCATGTGGGCATGAGGACAAGGTTTTCCCAGAGAATAGAGACAGAACCAGCACCGATCACAGTGGAGAGGTAGATTCCAGATGTTTCCATGGAAGAGGGAGAGTTTAAATGGGGCCCCAAGTGGTGGTGCGAATGtggaaaatggaaatgattgGTACCTTGTTCCAACTATGCTGCTAACTAGCTGTGAgaccctctctggacctcattgGTGAATGAGTCTGGACCAGATGAAGAATCTCTAAGGTtcccttccagttttttttttttttgcggtacgcgggcctctcactgttgtggcctctcccgttgcagagcacaggctccggacgcgcaggctcagcggccatggctcacgggcccagccgctccgtggcatgtgggatcttcccggaccggggcacgaacccatgtcctccgcatcggcaggcggactctcaaccactgcaccacctgggaagccctcccttccAGTTTTGACATTCTTTCCAACTGATTCCAACCCGGGACACCCCTAGTTACAAAGGTCAGGGCCGGAGCCAACACTGCATTCCCCAGGCCAGCTCGGGCTCAACTCACCCTTGAGCCCCCAGCGGGGCACCTGGGGCGGAGCTGGGAGCCAAGTGTGGAGCTTGACCGGGTGGGCTGGAGGTGTCCCTGCTTGtcggtgggtggggaggggtggcagaCAACTTTGTGGATTGATCTAGCTCAGGAAGGTGAGAAGGAGGCCTGGAGGTGAGAGTTTCGCCCTCCCACTCATCTCTTTAGGTAAATAAATCCACAGCCagcatttccccttctcttcccatcCTGGAGGCACTGAGACCTCCAGGCAGCCCAGAGCTGAGGTGTAAGCTTCCCTCAGATTCCCCCCCTGAGCACTAGCCCCCTTCCACAGTCATCAGCCACCTTCTGCGGGGAAGGAACCGCGTAGAGTTCCTGGTCATCAGCTTCCAGGACCAGGAATATTGGGACATCATGGGTGGGCGCTCTGCTGGCCCCGGCAGGCGTGGGCACAGTAGAAGGAATCTGTGTGGGAGagaaagagcatggactttggaaaCCTGGCTACGCTGTTCACTAGCTGGGTGATCCTGAGCAAACGACCTAccgtgtgcctcagtttcctcctctgcagaaTGGGGTGATACCTGGTGTGGTACAGAGCAGCGTGGGACCGGaggttagaaaaagaagaggccGCTGGGCACTTCATCCCAGACCGCTGCTG
This region of Delphinus delphis chromosome 6, mDelDel1.2, whole genome shotgun sequence genomic DNA includes:
- the NPM2 gene encoding LOW QUALITY PROTEIN: nucleoplasmin-2 (The sequence of the model RefSeq protein was modified relative to this genomic sequence to represent the inferred CDS: inserted 2 bases in 1 codon), with translation MNRSRTSSTSEKATLALLWGCELSQEKPTWTFRPQKVGKQNCMLLLSTICLGEKAKEEMNLVEILPPASQDDRRRKPITLASLRASVLPMVVLAGLELSPPVTFQLRAGSGPVFLCGQECYDQSWEEEEGEEEEEEEEEEEEEEEEDDDDEDTDVSLEKETPVKQVKRLAPQKHTSIAKVREGHPPTXQRLLRNLDQASPVECTEARGNTCQVPGGSLLCPWALPELPIMLVFGFQKKKVEKEEVAVR